A genomic segment from Clostridium pasteurianum BC1 encodes:
- the hpt gene encoding hypoxanthine phosphoribosyltransferase codes for MREDIKEVLFTEEQIRDKIKEIGKKISNDYREKDLILIGILKGSVMFMAGLMKEITIPCSMDFMAVSSYGNSTESTGRVKILKDLDFSVEGKDILIVEDIIDSGITLAYIKEYLYSRKPNSLEISTLLNKPERRKINIEPKYTGFNVPDAFLVGYGLDFAEKYRNLPYIGILKEEVYK; via the coding sequence ATGAGAGAGGATATTAAAGAGGTATTATTTACTGAAGAACAAATAAGAGATAAAATTAAGGAAATAGGTAAAAAAATAAGTAATGATTATAGAGAAAAGGATCTTATCTTAATAGGAATTTTAAAAGGATCAGTTATGTTCATGGCTGGTCTTATGAAAGAAATAACAATACCGTGCAGTATGGATTTTATGGCAGTATCAAGCTATGGAAATTCCACTGAATCAACGGGTAGAGTTAAAATATTAAAAGATCTTGATTTTTCTGTGGAAGGAAAGGATATACTTATAGTAGAGGATATTATAGATTCTGGTATAACCTTAGCATACATTAAGGAATACTTATATTCAAGAAAACCAAATAGCTTAGAAATTTCTACACTTTTAAATAAACCAGAAAGAAGGAAGATAAATATAGAACCTAAATATACTGGTTTTAATGTACCAGATGCCTTTTTAGTAGGCTATGGGTTGGATTTTGCAGAAAAATATAGAAATCTTCCCTACATAGGGATTTTAAAAGAAGAAGTTTATAAATAA